From a region of the Leptospira venezuelensis genome:
- a CDS encoding radical SAM protein, translating into MSTSTLRPESSIALLEEMEKKYKQIPFEAILKQDILRQGIHFLPESFQIEGDYKTKDYFIFSFDHIPLADMKEGTDSKAPEEIKITGGYFDLLPTVVSTRNNPESPYKVKRIPAGEKDEGIPGLYLNETFLGKLEYPPKPAWYRHKTKSGKIPGEIAPVIEWGYLIYLTVFRNCQYFGKDEECAYCDINHNYRQQKNAGRPYTGVKDIEDILEVLSWIDAEDEIAKVYTITGGSVITSLKKKNEIDFYLEYAQAIEQRFPGRWMGKIVSQAWENEDCKKFKDAGIQVYHPNYEVWEPELFRKICPGKEAYIGRDTWIRRIVDSAEIFGPSYVIPNFVGGVELSRPWGFATVAEAIKSTGEGLDFFMSKGIMPRFTAWCPEPYTTLGTQAGPPLEYFCELLTVWKSTFEKYNLPVPPGYGEPGPGKAVFSVSAFMDVIGYPGRV; encoded by the coding sequence ATGAGCACGAGTACCCTTCGCCCCGAATCTTCCATTGCCTTGTTAGAGGAAATGGAAAAAAAATATAAACAGATCCCATTCGAAGCAATTCTGAAGCAGGATATTCTGAGGCAAGGGATCCATTTTCTTCCTGAATCTTTTCAGATAGAGGGAGATTATAAGACAAAGGATTATTTCATCTTCTCCTTCGACCATATTCCACTTGCTGATATGAAAGAAGGAACTGATTCCAAGGCTCCAGAAGAGATCAAGATCACAGGAGGTTATTTCGATTTATTACCTACTGTAGTTTCTACTCGTAATAACCCGGAATCACCTTACAAAGTAAAACGTATCCCTGCTGGAGAAAAAGACGAAGGCATACCTGGTCTTTATTTAAACGAAACATTTTTAGGAAAGCTGGAATATCCGCCTAAGCCTGCTTGGTACAGACACAAAACCAAATCAGGAAAAATCCCTGGAGAGATAGCACCTGTAATCGAATGGGGATACTTGATCTACTTAACAGTTTTCCGCAACTGCCAATACTTTGGTAAAGACGAAGAATGTGCTTACTGCGATATCAATCATAACTATCGACAACAGAAGAATGCTGGCAGACCGTACACAGGCGTTAAAGATATCGAAGATATTTTAGAAGTTCTGTCTTGGATAGATGCGGAAGACGAGATCGCAAAAGTTTACACGATCACGGGTGGTTCTGTCATCACTTCTCTCAAAAAGAAAAACGAGATCGATTTTTATTTAGAATACGCACAAGCAATCGAACAAAGATTCCCTGGAAGATGGATGGGCAAAATCGTTTCTCAAGCTTGGGAAAATGAAGATTGCAAAAAATTCAAAGACGCAGGTATCCAAGTTTATCATCCGAACTACGAAGTATGGGAACCGGAACTATTCAGAAAAATCTGTCCAGGTAAAGAAGCATACATTGGTAGAGATACTTGGATCAGAAGGATTGTAGACTCTGCAGAAATTTTTGGGCCTTCTTATGTAATCCCGAACTTTGTAGGGGGAGTAGAACTTTCGAGGCCTTGGGGATTTGCAACAGTTGCTGAAGCAATCAAGTCAACGGGAGAAGGTTTGGACTTCTTCATGTCCAAGGGAATCATGCCTAGATTTACCGCTTGGTGTCCTGAACCTTATACAACTTTAGGAACACAGGCTGGTCCTCCACTGGAATATTTCTGTGAATTACTCACAGTCTGGAAGTCTACATTCGAAAAATATAATCTTCCAGTTCCTCCAGGTTACGGAGAACCAGGACCAGGAAAGGCGGTATTCTCTGTATCCGCCTTTATGGATGTGATTGGTTATCCAGGAAGGGTTTAA
- a CDS encoding pseudouridine synthase → MGEKSAKEKSGEDSSKEIRINRFLADCGLGSRRKVEELILSGKVKVNGAVEKNLSTKIRVGSDIVLVGNKKLVPPAESVFLALNKPKGFLCSHSDRFHSNTVFELLPKKYGKLFIAGRLDLDSRGLLLLSDQGNLVQEITHPSEGSEKEYEVILEEELDAKEVKDRFTKGFMDEGEFLKAEKVTSLVKGEESSKFRVILKQGRKRQIRRMFSILGGRVIDLQRIRIGKLSLEKLKIGEGKFVLLDPKVWRP, encoded by the coding sequence TTGGGCGAAAAAAGCGCAAAAGAAAAATCGGGGGAAGATTCCTCCAAAGAGATCCGGATCAACAGATTCTTGGCAGACTGCGGCCTAGGTTCTCGCAGAAAGGTAGAAGAATTGATCCTTTCCGGCAAAGTGAAAGTTAACGGAGCCGTGGAAAAAAATCTAAGCACAAAGATTCGAGTCGGCTCAGACATAGTTCTGGTAGGAAATAAAAAATTAGTTCCTCCTGCAGAGTCCGTATTCCTCGCATTAAACAAACCTAAAGGTTTTCTTTGCTCCCATAGCGATCGTTTTCATTCCAATACAGTTTTTGAATTACTCCCTAAAAAATACGGAAAACTTTTTATAGCAGGAAGATTGGATCTGGATTCCAGGGGACTTCTTCTTTTATCCGACCAAGGGAATTTAGTCCAAGAAATCACCCATCCATCCGAAGGTTCCGAAAAAGAATACGAAGTAATCTTAGAAGAAGAATTGGATGCCAAGGAAGTGAAGGACAGATTCACTAAGGGGTTTATGGACGAGGGAGAATTTTTGAAAGCGGAGAAGGTTACATCCTTAGTAAAAGGTGAAGAATCTTCCAAGTTCAGAGTGATCTTGAAGCAAGGAAGAAAACGTCAGATCCGCAGAATGTTCTCGATACTCGGGGGAAGGGTGATTGATCTACAAAGAATACGGATCGGAAAACTTTCCTTGGAAAAATTGAAAATCGGAGAAGGTAAGTTTGTCTTATTGGATCCTAAAGTTTGGAGACCATGA
- the lipA gene encoding lipoyl synthase, whose amino-acid sequence MNPLKKKPRSNAYQPAPEKPDWLKVRLPFREKENPVDFVRNSVEGGKLNTVCESASCPNLNHCWSRKTATYMLAGDICTRRCSYCDVAFGKPLALDPEEPLRVAESAKALGLNHVVITSVNRDDLSDGGAAHYKRTVELIRERLPECKIEILVPDFKMREENLEIVYSSKPDIFNHNLETVERLFPSVAPAKKYERSLDVLQHASERGLLTKSGLILGLGETLEEVHQTLKDLRSVGVQMVTLGQYLQPTPTHLPVSEYIRPEVFKDLKEFGKALGFRTVFSGPLVRSSYHADEQVPWFAN is encoded by the coding sequence GTGAATCCTCTTAAAAAGAAGCCAAGATCCAATGCATACCAACCTGCTCCCGAAAAACCGGATTGGTTAAAGGTTAGGCTTCCTTTCCGTGAAAAGGAAAATCCGGTCGATTTCGTCCGTAATTCCGTTGAAGGAGGAAAACTCAATACTGTCTGCGAGAGCGCTTCTTGCCCGAATCTAAACCATTGTTGGTCCAGAAAAACCGCTACGTATATGCTTGCAGGAGATATTTGTACAAGACGTTGTTCCTACTGTGATGTTGCCTTTGGAAAACCACTCGCATTAGATCCAGAAGAACCTTTAAGAGTAGCAGAATCCGCAAAAGCTTTAGGTCTCAATCATGTAGTAATCACATCAGTAAATAGAGATGATCTTTCAGATGGGGGAGCTGCTCATTACAAGAGAACTGTAGAGCTGATTCGAGAAAGATTGCCTGAATGCAAAATTGAAATTTTAGTCCCTGATTTCAAAATGAGGGAAGAAAATTTAGAGATCGTATATTCTTCCAAGCCAGACATATTCAATCATAACCTAGAAACAGTGGAGAGATTATTTCCCTCTGTAGCTCCCGCCAAAAAATACGAAAGATCTTTGGATGTCTTACAACACGCGTCTGAGCGAGGATTATTAACCAAAAGTGGGTTGATTTTGGGGCTTGGAGAAACATTAGAAGAAGTTCATCAGACTTTAAAAGACCTAAGATCCGTTGGTGTTCAAATGGTTACTCTAGGACAATATCTACAACCTACTCCTACACATCTTCCGGTCAGTGAATATATTCGTCCGGAAGTTTTCAAGGATCTGAAAGAATTCGGAAAAGCCTTAGGATTCAGAACCGTATTCTCCGGACCTTTGGTCAGAAGTTCTTATCACGCGGACGAGCAAGTGCCGTGGTTCGCAAACTAA
- a CDS encoding PQQ-dependent sugar dehydrogenase: MRRFCNRFLTFSLFLGLSLLFAGSDTYLLAKTKKQKPTKVSGTEYVFGWTPVASGFKEITDIQFHPSLPGEMVVLEKKGKILLWNFESKQPRLIADFTGNVETRSEEGLLGLAFHPKFSENKLFYINAVSKEAGKDQTFILEFRWDDSKVIRWQDRKRILLRVDQPYSNHNAGQLSFGPDGKLYIGFGDGGAGGDPYKHGQNTSTYLGTLIRITPNLDSNAPPYKIPEDNPYKNSPGFLPEIWAYGFRNPWKFSFDTKTGDLYLADVGQDDWEEVDLVLKGKNYGWNIKEGFHCFLPKDSCEKPGLTDPILEYDHDLGRSITGGYVYRGKNLSKYFGWYIFADFVSGKLLGFPTEAEGKRKLTVLGDTHFLISTFGQDFTGELYFGDFSSGNIFQIGKKN, translated from the coding sequence ATGAGACGATTTTGCAATAGGTTCTTAACCTTCTCTCTATTTCTGGGACTCTCCTTACTTTTCGCAGGCTCGGACACCTATCTTCTTGCCAAAACTAAAAAACAAAAACCTACAAAGGTAAGCGGCACCGAATACGTTTTTGGTTGGACCCCGGTTGCTTCCGGATTTAAAGAAATCACTGATATACAATTCCATCCAAGTTTACCGGGAGAGATGGTTGTATTAGAGAAGAAGGGAAAAATCCTTCTTTGGAATTTTGAAAGTAAGCAGCCCAGGCTCATCGCAGATTTTACAGGAAATGTTGAGACGAGATCGGAAGAAGGTTTACTGGGTCTTGCATTTCACCCTAAGTTTTCCGAAAACAAACTCTTTTATATCAACGCGGTTTCAAAGGAAGCTGGTAAAGACCAAACATTCATTTTAGAATTTAGATGGGATGATTCTAAGGTCATTCGTTGGCAGGATCGTAAAAGGATCTTATTAAGAGTGGATCAACCTTATTCCAATCATAATGCGGGTCAGTTAAGCTTCGGACCAGATGGAAAATTATATATTGGGTTTGGGGATGGAGGCGCAGGAGGAGATCCATACAAACATGGGCAAAACACTTCTACTTATCTAGGCACCTTGATCCGAATAACACCTAATCTGGATTCAAATGCTCCTCCATATAAAATTCCGGAAGACAATCCTTACAAAAACTCACCAGGCTTTTTACCCGAGATCTGGGCTTATGGATTCAGAAATCCTTGGAAGTTTTCCTTCGATACCAAAACAGGAGATCTATATCTTGCGGACGTAGGACAGGATGATTGGGAAGAAGTAGATCTGGTTCTAAAAGGCAAAAACTATGGATGGAATATAAAGGAAGGATTTCATTGCTTTTTACCTAAGGATTCTTGCGAAAAACCAGGGTTAACCGATCCAATCTTGGAATATGATCATGATTTAGGGCGTTCTATCACAGGTGGGTACGTTTACAGAGGGAAAAATCTTTCCAAATACTTTGGGTGGTATATTTTTGCTGACTTTGTCTCTGGAAAACTGCTTGGTTTTCCTACCGAAGCAGAAGGTAAAAGGAAACTAACTGTATTAGGGGATACTCACTTCCTAATTAGCACATTTGGCCAAGATTTCACAGGTGAGCTGTATTTTGGTGATTTTAGTTCAGGAAATATCTTCCAAATTGGAAAAAAAAATTGA
- a CDS encoding lipoprotein LipL45 produces the protein MNKIISVASAVLMVGLLTSGACKKPAENADSANAKQSQPSAIVVFSVGEAKIQHADLTEDKASLGTVLKEGDKVETKAKAKVDIQFSDGSAVRLAEKSSLEFSALALNTQGNTDTRLSLVSGKVFAKVNKASKDDQFSVVTPTAIAGVRGTSFVVDRTKNDRSVVKVLEGSVAVSPRVRALEGASAEEISANAELQKIKASLDKAEVILEKDESSIVKAPDKKFGEKELTKLDATLEKDIPKAVTKLSGAGVSKTEEEEIRTIVTLDKDTTDKLVKLNIDPKSGKVDEATNAANEAERKKIEEELAKRQADELKRFKNVLVSAPKNLKTNKDLVNYYEKLEKIVLADGKTTIIGAIVDQQGSTMIVHTEDGIKKINQDDVKEVIYDFQTKSEN, from the coding sequence ATGAATAAGATCATTTCCGTTGCATCGGCCGTCCTAATGGTCGGTCTGTTGACATCCGGAGCTTGTAAAAAGCCTGCGGAGAACGCGGATTCCGCGAACGCAAAACAGAGCCAACCATCGGCAATCGTAGTATTTAGCGTAGGAGAAGCAAAAATCCAACACGCTGACTTAACTGAAGACAAAGCTAGTCTTGGAACCGTCCTTAAAGAAGGGGACAAGGTTGAAACCAAGGCAAAAGCGAAAGTCGATATCCAATTCTCCGATGGATCAGCTGTTCGTTTAGCTGAAAAATCAAGCTTGGAATTCTCCGCTCTCGCTTTGAATACCCAAGGAAACACTGACACTAGATTGTCTTTAGTTTCTGGAAAAGTTTTCGCTAAAGTAAATAAAGCAAGCAAAGACGATCAGTTTTCTGTAGTAACTCCGACCGCAATCGCGGGAGTTAGAGGAACTTCTTTCGTTGTAGATCGTACTAAAAACGACAGATCTGTTGTAAAAGTATTAGAAGGATCCGTTGCAGTATCTCCAAGAGTTCGCGCTCTGGAAGGTGCAAGTGCAGAAGAAATTTCTGCCAACGCAGAATTGCAAAAGATCAAAGCTTCTTTAGACAAAGCTGAAGTTATCTTAGAAAAAGATGAGTCTTCTATAGTAAAAGCTCCTGATAAAAAATTCGGCGAGAAAGAACTTACTAAGCTAGACGCTACTTTGGAGAAAGACATTCCTAAAGCGGTTACTAAATTAAGTGGCGCTGGAGTTTCCAAAACCGAAGAAGAAGAGATCAGAACCATCGTTACTCTGGACAAAGACACTACCGATAAATTAGTAAAACTGAATATCGATCCTAAGTCTGGTAAAGTAGACGAAGCTACAAACGCTGCTAATGAAGCTGAGAGAAAGAAAATCGAAGAAGAATTAGCTAAGCGTCAGGCTGACGAGCTGAAAAGATTCAAGAACGTTCTTGTTTCCGCTCCTAAAAACCTGAAAACCAATAAGGATCTTGTAAACTACTACGAAAAACTGGAAAAAATCGTACTGGCTGATGGCAAAACTACCATCATCGGAGCGATCGTAGACCAGCAAGGTAGTACAATGATCGTCCATACCGAAGACGGTATTAAGAAGATCAACCAGGATGATGTAAAAGAAGTTATCTACGACTTCCAAACTAAATCCGAAAACTAA